In Mercurialis annua linkage group LG6, ddMerAnnu1.2, whole genome shotgun sequence, the following are encoded in one genomic region:
- the LOC126687682 gene encoding uncharacterized protein LOC126687682, with translation MGTPSDKSWMKSYRFSLCYIQGVKNFLNVAKDFTDSNGKVRCPCKNCINIYLKPLQEVKMDLYQYGISENYTNWVHHGETSQPRDSFDGAINSDNELEDSGNDVSEMLDDMCNATFMDTDMEDRLANQDNNMLKGEVAKFAKLWNDSHLISHFFSNLELFKDALPKGETLPSSSDEDKKLMRDLGLGYVIIDACVNDCVLFWKENENLDTCPTCKAPRWKLGFGKRKKVAQKILRHFPLVPRLQRLFMSKDIGENMRWHKEKRVDDDTIRHLADATEWKDFDQKYAWFGKDARNVRLGLASDGFNPFGNMSTSYSMWPVIVTPYNLPPWKCMKENFLMLSLLIPGKESPGNNIDVYLRPLINELKELWETGVTTYDAYSAYGMLSGWSTKGKLACPLCNKWTCSLTLKNGVKQCYMGHRRYLHAQHSWRKNRKYDGKPEHGSKPEKLSGDEVLRQLDLLPKNLVFGKTPNQKKRALGPEELNWTKRRIFFEFPYWKTLKLLNPVARRICFQSFSMCKCSGLQSYGDEKP, from the exons ATGG GGACGCCATCAGACAAAAGTTGGATGAAGTCGTACCGATTTAGTTTATGTTATATTCAAGGGGTCAAAAATTTTCTGAATGTTGCAAAAGACTTTACTGATTCAAATGGCAAAGTTCGATGTCCATGCAAGAActgcatcaatatttatttgaagccaTTGCAAGAAGTCAAAATGGATCTATATCAATATGGAATTAGTGAAAACTACACAAACTGGGTGCACCATGGTGAGACTTCTCAACCTCGTGATAGTTTTGATGGCGCTATTAATTCGGACAATGAATTGGAGGatagtggaaatgatgtttCAGAAATGTTAGATGATATGTGTAATGCAACTTTTATGGACACCGACATGGAAGACAGACTTGCCAATCAAGATAATAACATGCTAAAAGGAGAAGTAGCAAAATTTGCTAAATTGTGGAATGATTCTCATT taataagtcattttttttCGAATTTGGAGTTGTTCAAGGATGCACTCCCGAAAGGAGAAACCCTTCCAAGCTCAAGTGATGAGGATAAAAAATTGATGCGTGATTTAGGACTCGGTTACGTAATTATTGATGCTTGTGTAAATGATTGTGTGCTATTTtggaaggaaaatgaaaatcttgacacgtgTCCAACTTGTAAGGCCCCTAGATGGAAATTAGGTTTCGGAAAACGCAAGAAGGTTGCTCAAAAAATTCTTAGACACTTCCCTTTAGTACCTAGACTTCAGAGGTTATTTATGTCTAAAGATATTGGTGAAAATATGAGGTGGCATAAGGAGAAACGTGTAGATGATGATACGATTAGACATCTAGCTGATGCTACGGAATGGAAAGATTTTGACCAGAAATATGCTTGGTTTGGCAAAGATGCTCGTAACGTGCGACTTGGGCTTGCTAGTGATGGATTTAACCCTTTTGGAAATATGAGCACGAGTTATAGCATGTGGCCGGTGATTGTGACGCCATATAACTTACCACCATGGAAATGCATGAAGGagaattttttgatgttatctttgcTTATTCCTGGTAAGGAATCTCCCGGAAATAATATCGATGTATATTTAAGGCCATTAATTAATGAGTTAAAAGAGTTATGGGAGACCGGTGTGACAACATATGATGCATATAGCg CATATGGAATGTTATCTGGATGGAGCACAAAAGGAAAATTGGCATGTCCACTGTGTAATAAGTGGACGTGTTCGCTAACGTTAAAAAATGGAGTGAAGCAATGTTACATGGGTCATCGGAGATATTTACATGCCCAACATTCTTggagaaaaaacagaaaatatgaTGGCAAACCAGAGCACGGGTCAAAGCCTGAAAAGTTGTCAGGAGATGAAGTTCTAAGGCAATTAGATTTGCTTCCTAAAAACCTTGTTTTTGGGAAGACACCTAACCAAAAAAAGCGTGCACTTGGTCCTGAAGAGCTCAATTGGACAAAGAGAAGAATATTCTTTGAATTCCCTTActggaaaacattaaaattac TCAATCCGGTTGCCAGACGAATATGCTTCCAATCTTTCTCGATGTGTAAGTGTTCAGGACTGCAAAGTTATGGGGATGAAAAGCCATGA